In Bombus vancouverensis nearcticus chromosome 1, iyBomVanc1_principal, whole genome shotgun sequence, a single genomic region encodes these proteins:
- the Mctp gene encoding multiple C2 domain and transmembrane region protein isoform X1, which yields MKKNVEPMKSKTDSKETTNENNQDTRPRDSAESQISDAESKPEMSDQEPTVVAPRSGSSFLKRDKVSDIPLKQLSIDSKNSSTKTPLKFLKIISNEETHENKWKKFWVHHRDKFRHKSEEDFTTRNRTFEEMTAEVDAVFRKAIRSMRFDRSDTDRRYVNIDESSPEKNAGQDDHKNTESISELPQAVEAPPRRLRLSTGRIKDRKFMDVLAGEQGTFKKKSEKNDPTVIIFGVNEEKQKENTFKANGEISDINFLVGISDEEKYVRLENKIRSDRSTRRWSSLENLARKAENVGEDSSTNRIEGLSIERPVRGKEKRTIGSLRSSLGRKMGSVERILEDQIEKIWEEKVEKHPWLLPIESWIVERCRPSGTYSILHDRKNSGLKMEEGRLSEKEQSFDFKFTAPEKKDEEGRIEIKLEHLKRPERSAFETANLISRLRKSSSEQSKVEEQEVLDAKDVKHHDLFDKLKGNVREKMEDIHRYFQRTNRLADVNRRLKSQIWSSVVTIVLVEAKNLLPMDIDGLSDPYVKFRLGTEKYKSKVVHKTLNPVWLEQFDLHLYEDPYLGQELEVTVWDRDKSHQDDLMGKTVIDLTTLERETTHRLWRDLEDGSGSIFLLLTISGTTASETISDLAAHEDTPREREQLYQRYALVNSLQRVRDVGHLTVKVFRAQGLAAADLGGKSDPFCVLELVNARLQTQTEYKTLAPSWQKIFTFNVKDINSVLEVTVYDEDRDHKVEFLGKVAIPLLRIRNGEKRWYALKDKKLRGRAKGNSPQILLELNVVWNVVRACVRTLNPKEKKYMEPEIKFKRQVFLRNVLRLKAIIVIVIDIGKYVQSCWEWENKMRSIIALVIFILGCYYFEPYMFPGVALLILLKYYLLYGDGSGFNQWISGQVAVITGTPLSHQSSSHFHDEGDEGPATPGDDDDDDDDKDKEEKKSLKERLQAIQEVTQTVQNSIGYIASLCERVKNLFNFTVPYLSYLAMILAILGVAVLYFIPLRYLILVWGVNKFSRKIVRPHSVPNNELLDLITRVPDDEELLNYRELKPLPTADCEKSSTSGSPGASNLTRREQRKRHKAA from the exons ATGAAGAAGAACGTAGAACCCATGAAATCTAAAACAGATTCGAAAGAAACAACCAacgaaaataatcaagatacgCGTCCGAGAGACTCGGCGGAGAGTCAAATATCAGACGCCGAGTCCAAACCGGAAATGTCTGACCAAGAACCAACAGTGGTGGCACCACGGAGCGGAAGTAGTTTTTTAAAGCGCGATAAGGTGAGTGACATCCCTCTAAAACAATTATCGATCGATTCAAAAAATTCTTCTACGAAAACTCCCTTAAAGTTCCTGAAAATAATCTCGAACGAAGAAACTCatgaaaataaatggaaaaaattTTGGGTTCATCATCGAGACAAGTTTCGACACAAGTCCGAGGAAGATTTCACAACGAGGAATCGAACTTTTGAAGAGATGACGGCGGAAGTGGACGCGGTATTCCGAAAGGCGATTCGAAGCATGCGATTCGATAGATCCGATACCGATCGTCGATATGTTAACATTGACGAGAGTTCTCCGGAGAAAAATGCTGGCCAAGACGATCACAAAAACACTGAAAGCATTTCAGAGTTACCGCAAGCCGTCGAAGCGCCACCTCGAAGGTTAAGATTGAGTACCGGCCGTATAAAAGACCGCAAGTTCATGGACGTTTTGGCAGGTGAGCAaggtacctttaagaaaaaatCCGAGAAAAATGATCCCACTGTCATAATTTTTGGCGTGAACGaagaaaaacagaaagaaaataCATTTAAAGCTAATGGTGAAATATCTGATATTAATTTCCTCGTAGGAATCAGTGACGAGGAGAAATATGTTCGATTGGAGAATAAGATTAGATCGGATCGTTCGACTAGAAGGTGGAGTTCGTTGGAAAATTTAGCGAGAAAGGCGGAAAATGTTGGAGAAGATTCTTCTACAAATAGGATAGAGGGTTTGTCGATCGAAAGACCAGTTCGAGGCAAAGAGAAGAGAACGATCGGATCTTTGAGATCTTCGTTGGGGAGGAAGATGGGCTCTGTGGAGAGGATCTTGGAGGATCAGATAGAGAAAATATGGGAAGAGAAGGTGGAGAAGCATCCGTGGCTGCTGCCTATAGAAAGTTGGATTGTTGAACGTTGCAGGCCCTCTGGAACGTATTCTATCCTTCACGACAGGAAAAATAGCGGTTTGAAGATGGAGGAGGGGAGGTTGAGCGAGAAAGAGCAGAGTTTTGACTTCAAATTTACTGCGCCTGAAAAGAAGGACGAGGAGGgaagaatagaaataaaattggaACATTTAAAGAGACCGGAGAGATCGGCATTCGAGACTGCAAATTTGATTTCAAGGTTGAGGAAGTCTTCTTCTGAACAGTCGAAGGTAGAGGAGCAAGAGGTTTTGGACGCGAAGGACGTGAAGCATCATGATCTGTTCGATAAACTCAAGGGCAATGTTAGAGAGAAAATGGAAGATATTCATAGG TATTTCCAAAGGACCAATCGATTGGCGGACGTAAATAGACGGTTAAAGTCACAGATATGGAGCTCCGTGGTAACGATTGTTCTTGTGGAGGCGAAGAATTTATTACCGATGGATATAGACGGTCTTTCGGATCCCTATGTCAAATTTCG TCTCGGAACAGAAAAGTACAAGTCAAAAGTAGTGCACAAGACCCTGAATCCCGTTTGGTTGGAGCAGTTCGATCTCCACCTTTACGAAGATCCTTATTTAGGTCAAGAATTGGAGGTCACGGTGTGGGATCGGGATAAAAGCCATCAGGATGACCTAATGGGAAAAACGGTAATCGATCTGACGACGCTTGAACGTGAGACGACCCATCGACTCTGGCGGGATCTCGAGGACGGCTCTGGCAGCATATTTTTACTGTTAACTATTAGTGGTACCACCGCTAGCGAAACGATCAGCGATTTAGCCGCACACGAAGACACACCTCGTGAACGTGAGCAATTATACCAAAGATATGCTTTGGTGAACTCGTTGCAGAGGGTACGAGACGTTGGTCATTTAACAGTGAAG GTATTCAGAGCACAAGGTCTCGCGGCAGCTGACTTGGGTGGCAAGAGCGATCCTTTTTGCGTCTTGGAATTGGTAAACGCAAGATTGCAAACCCAGACGGAATATAAAACGCTGGCTCCAAGTTGGCAGAAAATATTCACTTT TAACGTGAAAGATATCAATTCGGTGTTAGAGGTGACAGTGTACGACGAGGACAGGGACCATAAAGTAGAGTTTCTCGGCAAAGTCGCCATACCTCTTCTAAGGATAAGGAACGGTGAGAAACGATGGTACGCGTTAAAGGACAAAAAACTGAGGGGTCGTGCCAAAGGAAATTCTCCGCAAATTCTTTTGGAGCTGAACGTGGTGTGGAACGTTGTCAGGGCATGTGTTCGAACGTTAAATCCCAAGGAGAAGAAGTACATGGAACCGGAGATAAAGTTCAAAAGACAAGTGTTTTTACGTAACGTTCTCAGGCTGAAGGCAATCATCGTTATCGTGATTGATATTGGAAAATACGTGCA GAGCTGTTGGGAATGGGAAAATAAAATGAGAAGCATCATCGCACTGGTCATCTTTATTTTGGGCTGTTACTACTTTGAACCTTACATGTTTCCTGGAGTAGCACTCCTTATTCTGTTAAAGTATTATCTG CTTTATGGAGATGGAAGCGGATTCAATCAATGGATTTCCGGACAGGTTGCAGTAATAACCGGTACACCCTTATCGCATCAATCGAGTTCCCACTTCCACGACGAGGGTGACGAAGGTCCTGCCACTCCTggggacgacgacgacgacgatgacgataaGGACAAA gaagagaaaaaaagtCTAAAGGAACGCTTGCAAGCGATTCAGGAGGTGACTCAGACTGTTCAGAACTCGATCGGTTACATAGCTAGCCTCTGTGAAAGAGTGAAGAATCTCTTCAATTTCACTGTTCCTTATTTGAGTTATTTAGCCATGATTTTGGCGATCCTCGGTGTTGCTGTCCTGTATTTCATCCCTCTGAGATACCTTATCCTAGTATGGGGCGTCAATAAATTCTCCAGGAAAATTGTCCGGCCTCACTCGGTTCCAAACAACGAGCTCCTAGACCTCATAACTAGAGTGCCCGATGACGAGGAGCTCCTTAATTACAG AGAGTTGAAACCGTTACCAACTGCCGACTGTGAGAAGAGCAGTACATCGGGCAGTCCAGGTGCATCGAATTTAACGCGGAGGGAACAGAGGAAAAGGCATAAGGCCGCGTAG
- the Mctp gene encoding multiple C2 domain and transmembrane region protein isoform X4, whose amino-acid sequence MKKNVEPMKSKTDSKETTNENNQDTRPRDSAESQISDAESKPEMSDQEPTVVAPRSGSSFLKRDKVSDIPLKQLSIDSKNSSTKTPLKFLKIISNEETHENKWKKFWVHHRDKFRHKSEEDFTTRNRTFEEMTAEVDAVFRKAIRSMRFDRSDTDRRYVNIDESSPEKNAGQDDHKNTESISELPQAVEAPPRRLRLSTGRIKDRKFMDVLAGEQGTFKKKSEKNDPTVIIFGVNEEKQKENTFKANGEISDINFLVGISDEEKYVRLENKIRSDRSTRRWSSLENLARKAENVGEDSSTNRIEGLSIERPVRGKEKRTIGSLRSSLGRKMGSVERILEDQIEKIWEEKVEKHPWLLPIESWIVERCRPSGTYSILHDRKNSGLKMEEGRLSEKEQSFDFKFTAPEKKDEEGRIEIKLEHLKRPERSAFETANLISRLRKSSSEQSKYFQRTNRLADVNRRLKSQIWSSVVTIVLVEAKNLLPMDIDGLSDPYVKFRLGTEKYKSKVVHKTLNPVWLEQFDLHLYEDPYLGQELEVTVWDRDKSHQDDLMGKTVIDLTTLERETTHRLWRDLEDGSGSIFLLLTISGTTASETISDLAAHEDTPREREQLYQRYALVNSLQRVRDVGHLTVKVFRAQGLAAADLGGKSDPFCVLELVNARLQTQTEYKTLAPSWQKIFTFNVKDINSVLEVTVYDEDRDHKVEFLGKVAIPLLRIRNGEKRWYALKDKKLRGRAKGNSPQILLELNVVWNVVRACVRTLNPKEKKYMEPEIKFKRQVFLRNVLRLKAIIVIVIDIGKYVQSCWEWENKMRSIIALVIFILGCYYFEPYMFPGVALLILLKYYLLYGDGSGFNQWISGQVAVITGTPLSHQSSSHFHDEGDEGPATPGDDDDDDDDKDKEEKKSLKERLQAIQEVTQTVQNSIGYIASLCERVKNLFNFTVPYLSYLAMILAILGVAVLYFIPLRYLILVWGVNKFSRKIVRPHSVPNNELLDLITRVPDDEELLNYRELKPLPTADCEKSSTSGSPGASNLTRREQRKRHKAA is encoded by the exons ATGAAGAAGAACGTAGAACCCATGAAATCTAAAACAGATTCGAAAGAAACAACCAacgaaaataatcaagatacgCGTCCGAGAGACTCGGCGGAGAGTCAAATATCAGACGCCGAGTCCAAACCGGAAATGTCTGACCAAGAACCAACAGTGGTGGCACCACGGAGCGGAAGTAGTTTTTTAAAGCGCGATAAGGTGAGTGACATCCCTCTAAAACAATTATCGATCGATTCAAAAAATTCTTCTACGAAAACTCCCTTAAAGTTCCTGAAAATAATCTCGAACGAAGAAACTCatgaaaataaatggaaaaaattTTGGGTTCATCATCGAGACAAGTTTCGACACAAGTCCGAGGAAGATTTCACAACGAGGAATCGAACTTTTGAAGAGATGACGGCGGAAGTGGACGCGGTATTCCGAAAGGCGATTCGAAGCATGCGATTCGATAGATCCGATACCGATCGTCGATATGTTAACATTGACGAGAGTTCTCCGGAGAAAAATGCTGGCCAAGACGATCACAAAAACACTGAAAGCATTTCAGAGTTACCGCAAGCCGTCGAAGCGCCACCTCGAAGGTTAAGATTGAGTACCGGCCGTATAAAAGACCGCAAGTTCATGGACGTTTTGGCAGGTGAGCAaggtacctttaagaaaaaatCCGAGAAAAATGATCCCACTGTCATAATTTTTGGCGTGAACGaagaaaaacagaaagaaaataCATTTAAAGCTAATGGTGAAATATCTGATATTAATTTCCTCGTAGGAATCAGTGACGAGGAGAAATATGTTCGATTGGAGAATAAGATTAGATCGGATCGTTCGACTAGAAGGTGGAGTTCGTTGGAAAATTTAGCGAGAAAGGCGGAAAATGTTGGAGAAGATTCTTCTACAAATAGGATAGAGGGTTTGTCGATCGAAAGACCAGTTCGAGGCAAAGAGAAGAGAACGATCGGATCTTTGAGATCTTCGTTGGGGAGGAAGATGGGCTCTGTGGAGAGGATCTTGGAGGATCAGATAGAGAAAATATGGGAAGAGAAGGTGGAGAAGCATCCGTGGCTGCTGCCTATAGAAAGTTGGATTGTTGAACGTTGCAGGCCCTCTGGAACGTATTCTATCCTTCACGACAGGAAAAATAGCGGTTTGAAGATGGAGGAGGGGAGGTTGAGCGAGAAAGAGCAGAGTTTTGACTTCAAATTTACTGCGCCTGAAAAGAAGGACGAGGAGGgaagaatagaaataaaattggaACATTTAAAGAGACCGGAGAGATCGGCATTCGAGACTGCAAATTTGATTTCAAGGTTGAGGAAGTCTTCTTCTGAACAGTCGAAG TATTTCCAAAGGACCAATCGATTGGCGGACGTAAATAGACGGTTAAAGTCACAGATATGGAGCTCCGTGGTAACGATTGTTCTTGTGGAGGCGAAGAATTTATTACCGATGGATATAGACGGTCTTTCGGATCCCTATGTCAAATTTCG TCTCGGAACAGAAAAGTACAAGTCAAAAGTAGTGCACAAGACCCTGAATCCCGTTTGGTTGGAGCAGTTCGATCTCCACCTTTACGAAGATCCTTATTTAGGTCAAGAATTGGAGGTCACGGTGTGGGATCGGGATAAAAGCCATCAGGATGACCTAATGGGAAAAACGGTAATCGATCTGACGACGCTTGAACGTGAGACGACCCATCGACTCTGGCGGGATCTCGAGGACGGCTCTGGCAGCATATTTTTACTGTTAACTATTAGTGGTACCACCGCTAGCGAAACGATCAGCGATTTAGCCGCACACGAAGACACACCTCGTGAACGTGAGCAATTATACCAAAGATATGCTTTGGTGAACTCGTTGCAGAGGGTACGAGACGTTGGTCATTTAACAGTGAAG GTATTCAGAGCACAAGGTCTCGCGGCAGCTGACTTGGGTGGCAAGAGCGATCCTTTTTGCGTCTTGGAATTGGTAAACGCAAGATTGCAAACCCAGACGGAATATAAAACGCTGGCTCCAAGTTGGCAGAAAATATTCACTTT TAACGTGAAAGATATCAATTCGGTGTTAGAGGTGACAGTGTACGACGAGGACAGGGACCATAAAGTAGAGTTTCTCGGCAAAGTCGCCATACCTCTTCTAAGGATAAGGAACGGTGAGAAACGATGGTACGCGTTAAAGGACAAAAAACTGAGGGGTCGTGCCAAAGGAAATTCTCCGCAAATTCTTTTGGAGCTGAACGTGGTGTGGAACGTTGTCAGGGCATGTGTTCGAACGTTAAATCCCAAGGAGAAGAAGTACATGGAACCGGAGATAAAGTTCAAAAGACAAGTGTTTTTACGTAACGTTCTCAGGCTGAAGGCAATCATCGTTATCGTGATTGATATTGGAAAATACGTGCA GAGCTGTTGGGAATGGGAAAATAAAATGAGAAGCATCATCGCACTGGTCATCTTTATTTTGGGCTGTTACTACTTTGAACCTTACATGTTTCCTGGAGTAGCACTCCTTATTCTGTTAAAGTATTATCTG CTTTATGGAGATGGAAGCGGATTCAATCAATGGATTTCCGGACAGGTTGCAGTAATAACCGGTACACCCTTATCGCATCAATCGAGTTCCCACTTCCACGACGAGGGTGACGAAGGTCCTGCCACTCCTggggacgacgacgacgacgatgacgataaGGACAAA gaagagaaaaaaagtCTAAAGGAACGCTTGCAAGCGATTCAGGAGGTGACTCAGACTGTTCAGAACTCGATCGGTTACATAGCTAGCCTCTGTGAAAGAGTGAAGAATCTCTTCAATTTCACTGTTCCTTATTTGAGTTATTTAGCCATGATTTTGGCGATCCTCGGTGTTGCTGTCCTGTATTTCATCCCTCTGAGATACCTTATCCTAGTATGGGGCGTCAATAAATTCTCCAGGAAAATTGTCCGGCCTCACTCGGTTCCAAACAACGAGCTCCTAGACCTCATAACTAGAGTGCCCGATGACGAGGAGCTCCTTAATTACAG AGAGTTGAAACCGTTACCAACTGCCGACTGTGAGAAGAGCAGTACATCGGGCAGTCCAGGTGCATCGAATTTAACGCGGAGGGAACAGAGGAAAAGGCATAAGGCCGCGTAG
- the Mctp gene encoding multiple C2 domain and transmembrane region protein isoform X7 — MKKNVEPMKSKTDSKETTNENNQDTRPRDSAESQISDAESKPEMSDQEPTVVAPRSGSSFLKRDKVSDIPLKQLSIDSKNSSTKTPLKFLKIISNEETHENKWKKFWVHHRDKFRHKSEEDFTTRNRTFEEMTAEVDAVFRKAIRSMRFDRSDTDRRYVNIDESSPEKNAGQDDHKNTESISELPQAVEAPPRRLRLSTGRIKDRKFMDVLAGEQGTFKKKSEKNDPTVIIFGVNEEKQKENTFKANGEISDINFLVGISDEEKYVRLENKIRSDRSTRRWSSLENLARKAENVGEDSSTNRIEGLSIERPVRGKEKRTIGSLRSSLGRKMGSVERILEDQIEKIWEEKVEKHPWLLPIESWIVERCRPSGTYSILHDRKNSGLKMEEGRLSEKEQSFDFKFTAPEKKDEEGRIEIKLEHLKRPERSAFETANLISRLRKSSSEQSKVEEQEVLDAKDVKHHDLFDKLKGNVREKMEDIHRYFQRTNRLADVNRRLKSQIWSSVVTIVLVEAKNLLPMDIDGLSDPYVKFRLGTEKYKSKVVHKTLNPVWLEQFDLHLYEDPYLGQELEVTVWDRDKSHQDDLMGKTVIDLTTLERETTHRLWRDLEDGSGSIFLLLTISGTTASETISDLAAHEDTPREREQLYQRYALVNSLQRVRDVGHLTVKVFRAQGLAAADLGGKSDPFCVLELVNARLQTQTEYKTLAPSWQKIFTFNVKDINSVLEVTVYDEDRDHKVEFLGKVAIPLLRIRNGEKRWYALKDKKLRGRAKGNSPQILLELNVVWNVVRACVRTLNPKEKKYMEPEIKFKRQVFLRNVLRLKAIIVIVIDIGKYVQSCWEWENKMRSIIALVIFILGCYYFEPYMFPGVALLILLKYYLLYGDGSGFNQWISGQVAVITGTPLSHQSSSHFHDEGDEGPATPGDDDDDDDDKDKVLSCQ; from the exons ATGAAGAAGAACGTAGAACCCATGAAATCTAAAACAGATTCGAAAGAAACAACCAacgaaaataatcaagatacgCGTCCGAGAGACTCGGCGGAGAGTCAAATATCAGACGCCGAGTCCAAACCGGAAATGTCTGACCAAGAACCAACAGTGGTGGCACCACGGAGCGGAAGTAGTTTTTTAAAGCGCGATAAGGTGAGTGACATCCCTCTAAAACAATTATCGATCGATTCAAAAAATTCTTCTACGAAAACTCCCTTAAAGTTCCTGAAAATAATCTCGAACGAAGAAACTCatgaaaataaatggaaaaaattTTGGGTTCATCATCGAGACAAGTTTCGACACAAGTCCGAGGAAGATTTCACAACGAGGAATCGAACTTTTGAAGAGATGACGGCGGAAGTGGACGCGGTATTCCGAAAGGCGATTCGAAGCATGCGATTCGATAGATCCGATACCGATCGTCGATATGTTAACATTGACGAGAGTTCTCCGGAGAAAAATGCTGGCCAAGACGATCACAAAAACACTGAAAGCATTTCAGAGTTACCGCAAGCCGTCGAAGCGCCACCTCGAAGGTTAAGATTGAGTACCGGCCGTATAAAAGACCGCAAGTTCATGGACGTTTTGGCAGGTGAGCAaggtacctttaagaaaaaatCCGAGAAAAATGATCCCACTGTCATAATTTTTGGCGTGAACGaagaaaaacagaaagaaaataCATTTAAAGCTAATGGTGAAATATCTGATATTAATTTCCTCGTAGGAATCAGTGACGAGGAGAAATATGTTCGATTGGAGAATAAGATTAGATCGGATCGTTCGACTAGAAGGTGGAGTTCGTTGGAAAATTTAGCGAGAAAGGCGGAAAATGTTGGAGAAGATTCTTCTACAAATAGGATAGAGGGTTTGTCGATCGAAAGACCAGTTCGAGGCAAAGAGAAGAGAACGATCGGATCTTTGAGATCTTCGTTGGGGAGGAAGATGGGCTCTGTGGAGAGGATCTTGGAGGATCAGATAGAGAAAATATGGGAAGAGAAGGTGGAGAAGCATCCGTGGCTGCTGCCTATAGAAAGTTGGATTGTTGAACGTTGCAGGCCCTCTGGAACGTATTCTATCCTTCACGACAGGAAAAATAGCGGTTTGAAGATGGAGGAGGGGAGGTTGAGCGAGAAAGAGCAGAGTTTTGACTTCAAATTTACTGCGCCTGAAAAGAAGGACGAGGAGGgaagaatagaaataaaattggaACATTTAAAGAGACCGGAGAGATCGGCATTCGAGACTGCAAATTTGATTTCAAGGTTGAGGAAGTCTTCTTCTGAACAGTCGAAGGTAGAGGAGCAAGAGGTTTTGGACGCGAAGGACGTGAAGCATCATGATCTGTTCGATAAACTCAAGGGCAATGTTAGAGAGAAAATGGAAGATATTCATAGG TATTTCCAAAGGACCAATCGATTGGCGGACGTAAATAGACGGTTAAAGTCACAGATATGGAGCTCCGTGGTAACGATTGTTCTTGTGGAGGCGAAGAATTTATTACCGATGGATATAGACGGTCTTTCGGATCCCTATGTCAAATTTCG TCTCGGAACAGAAAAGTACAAGTCAAAAGTAGTGCACAAGACCCTGAATCCCGTTTGGTTGGAGCAGTTCGATCTCCACCTTTACGAAGATCCTTATTTAGGTCAAGAATTGGAGGTCACGGTGTGGGATCGGGATAAAAGCCATCAGGATGACCTAATGGGAAAAACGGTAATCGATCTGACGACGCTTGAACGTGAGACGACCCATCGACTCTGGCGGGATCTCGAGGACGGCTCTGGCAGCATATTTTTACTGTTAACTATTAGTGGTACCACCGCTAGCGAAACGATCAGCGATTTAGCCGCACACGAAGACACACCTCGTGAACGTGAGCAATTATACCAAAGATATGCTTTGGTGAACTCGTTGCAGAGGGTACGAGACGTTGGTCATTTAACAGTGAAG GTATTCAGAGCACAAGGTCTCGCGGCAGCTGACTTGGGTGGCAAGAGCGATCCTTTTTGCGTCTTGGAATTGGTAAACGCAAGATTGCAAACCCAGACGGAATATAAAACGCTGGCTCCAAGTTGGCAGAAAATATTCACTTT TAACGTGAAAGATATCAATTCGGTGTTAGAGGTGACAGTGTACGACGAGGACAGGGACCATAAAGTAGAGTTTCTCGGCAAAGTCGCCATACCTCTTCTAAGGATAAGGAACGGTGAGAAACGATGGTACGCGTTAAAGGACAAAAAACTGAGGGGTCGTGCCAAAGGAAATTCTCCGCAAATTCTTTTGGAGCTGAACGTGGTGTGGAACGTTGTCAGGGCATGTGTTCGAACGTTAAATCCCAAGGAGAAGAAGTACATGGAACCGGAGATAAAGTTCAAAAGACAAGTGTTTTTACGTAACGTTCTCAGGCTGAAGGCAATCATCGTTATCGTGATTGATATTGGAAAATACGTGCA GAGCTGTTGGGAATGGGAAAATAAAATGAGAAGCATCATCGCACTGGTCATCTTTATTTTGGGCTGTTACTACTTTGAACCTTACATGTTTCCTGGAGTAGCACTCCTTATTCTGTTAAAGTATTATCTG CTTTATGGAGATGGAAGCGGATTCAATCAATGGATTTCCGGACAGGTTGCAGTAATAACCGGTACACCCTTATCGCATCAATCGAGTTCCCACTTCCACGACGAGGGTGACGAAGGTCCTGCCACTCCTggggacgacgacgacgacgatgacgataaGGACAAA GTTCTTAGTTGCCAGTAG